The following DNA comes from Leptolyngbyaceae cyanobacterium.
TACCGCCAACCGGAAACAAGGGAGAAGTATTCTGGGCCAAAATCAATAGGAGCAAGGCAGTAATAAAGCTGGGAAAACCTTGTCCGGTGTAACTAATTAACTGGAGAAAACTATCGATTCGCTTGTTATGTTTGACAGCAGCGATAATTCCCAACGGAATGGCGATCGCCCAAGTTACCACCAAAGAAGATATCGCTAACAGCAGGGTATTGGGAATTCTCTCCCACAATAAAGACGATACCGATCGCTGATAAACAAAACTCGTACCGAAATCTCCTTTAGTAACAATTCGCCACAGCCATAAAAAATACTGCTCTATCCACGAGCGATCCAAACCAAACTGCTGCTTTAACTCGGCAATTCGTTCTGGTGAAATCTTCGGATTTTGCCGCAGAGTATCGATGTAATCCCCAGGTGCTAACTGAATCACGAAAAAAGACAAAGCGGATGCTAAAAGCAGAGTTAACAGTGCTTGTAACACTCGCTTGACAATATAAACAAAAGTCTCGCTGGTAACTAAATTCAGCAACCAATCCGAAGTAACCTCTAACCACCCGCGAGGGGAAGATTCTTTAGTAGAAGTCATCTAAATCCAGACTCCATTTCACTTAAATTAATTTTAAAGGGGAGAGGGAAAGCGGAAAGGATGAAGTATGAAGTAAAAAATTTTTTCTCTATCCTATCTTCTTTTCCCTTTCCCTCTCCCGCTACCCTTATTCATAACGTAAGTTGCTAGTTATAAGGTTTAGGCTGGTAGTGAAATGAAAAGACGATTCAAAATTGAAACCTTTTTCAGATGATTTACTTCTAATCCCTTCTTTCCCTAACCCCTAGCCCCTACCTTCCTAAGTTTTGATAACTAGCAACTTGAGTTAATACTCAACTAATGTCACGATCGGTACTTGCGGCAGTTTTTGGCGTCCGCCCAAATCCCGTAATTCGACGATAAACCCAAAACCCACTAATTCGCAGCTACACTGCTGCACTAACTTTGCCGTAGCAGCCGCCGTTCCGCCAGTAGCCATCAAATCATCTACAATCAAAATGCGACAACCAGGTTGGAAAGCATCCTTGTGTACCTCCAGCCGATCCATTCCGTATTCGAGTTCGTACTCCACCGAGTAAACCTCAGAAGGCAGCTTACCGGGCTTGCGGACAGGAATAA
Coding sequences within:
- a CDS encoding ABC transporter permease — its product is MTSTKESSPRGWLEVTSDWLLNLVTSETFVYIVKRVLQALLTLLLASALSFFVIQLAPGDYIDTLRQNPKISPERIAELKQQFGLDRSWIEQYFLWLWRIVTKGDFGTSFVYQRSVSSLLWERIPNTLLLAISSLVVTWAIAIPLGIIAAVKHNKRIDSFLQLISYTGQGFPSFITALLLLILAQNTSPLFPVGGMTSIYYSELTPLGKVLDIGWHMILPTLALTITGFAGLQRIMRGELLDVLRQDYIQTARAKGLAENKVIYVHALRNAVNPLITLLGFEFAGLLSGAFITENFFNWPGLGKLILDAVLRQDLYLVMASLMMGAVMLIAGNLLADVLLKVVDPRISLENLN